In the genome of Nocardioides seonyuensis, one region contains:
- a CDS encoding flavin reductase family protein, with product MTLAFPTNQDLDPMRLREAFGSFPTGVVAVAAEVDGQLLGLAASSFTSVSLEPALVSINLATTSKTWPDLRRAAHLGLTVLADHHGPLCRQLAGPVDQRFTDVAHTVTPEGAVIIDDGLAGFDTTVYREVDAGDHVLVLLELHAVDHGSSSLSPLVFHRSQFGTLAPAI from the coding sequence CGACTGCGCGAGGCGTTCGGGTCGTTCCCGACCGGTGTCGTCGCGGTGGCCGCCGAGGTGGACGGACAGCTCCTCGGCCTCGCGGCCAGCAGCTTCACCAGCGTCAGCCTCGAACCGGCGCTGGTGTCGATCAACCTCGCCACCACCTCGAAGACCTGGCCCGACCTGCGGCGAGCCGCCCACCTCGGGCTCACCGTCCTCGCCGACCACCACGGCCCGTTGTGCCGCCAGCTCGCGGGACCGGTCGACCAACGGTTCACCGACGTGGCTCACACCGTCACGCCCGAGGGCGCGGTGATCATCGACGACGGGCTCGCGGGCTTCGACACGACGGTCTACCGCGAGGTCGACGCCGGTGACCACGTACTGGTGCTGCTGGAGCTTCACGCCGTCGACCACGGCAGCAGCTCGCTCTCGCCGCTGGTGTTCCACCGAAGCCAGTTCGGGACCCTGGCCCCGGCCATCTGA
- a CDS encoding ROK family protein, which produces MRPSPMITVTRGSLGSTAAQVLEQVRAGGVVHRDEIAVRTALSVATVGRVVGQLAEVGILRERPDRTRLGGVGRPGVPVEVNPDRFVTIGVHLGRRIATVALGDLTGRVLDSQTHERRSGESPDLLELSRSAARLLGRAPGRTPLSAGLVAPFRELGLDHESLGAALHDLTGLDVATADHIAAVAASEFLHRRHGTPGVTLYVYARDTVGFAVAVDKGVQTEVSRVGSLTHFPTGSSERCSCGRTGCLEAAAGDASVVAAAAATGLVSAPTIDAVYAAVAEPGIRALLRARARALGEVAAAVRDMIAPDRVVLVGQAFTGCAAVLEDITRAFHEATALGEVPLSFTRFGSGIQAIAACTIALGPVYDDPLAAATHATVPSPVTS; this is translated from the coding sequence GTGCGCCCATCGCCGATGATCACCGTCACTCGCGGCAGCCTCGGCTCGACGGCGGCCCAGGTGCTCGAGCAGGTCCGCGCCGGAGGGGTCGTGCACCGCGACGAGATCGCCGTGCGGACCGCGCTCAGCGTGGCGACCGTCGGCCGCGTGGTCGGCCAGCTCGCCGAGGTCGGCATCCTGCGCGAGAGGCCCGACCGCACCCGACTCGGCGGGGTGGGGCGGCCGGGGGTGCCGGTCGAGGTGAACCCCGACCGGTTCGTGACGATAGGGGTGCACCTCGGGCGCCGGATCGCGACGGTCGCCCTCGGAGACCTGACCGGACGCGTGCTCGACAGCCAGACGCACGAGCGGCGCAGCGGTGAGAGCCCCGACCTGCTGGAGCTGAGCCGGAGCGCTGCCCGGCTCCTGGGGCGCGCCCCCGGCCGCACACCGCTCTCGGCCGGGCTGGTCGCTCCGTTCCGCGAGCTCGGGCTGGACCACGAGTCGCTCGGGGCGGCGCTGCACGACCTCACCGGCCTCGACGTCGCCACGGCCGACCACATCGCCGCAGTGGCTGCCAGCGAGTTCCTGCACCGACGGCACGGGACGCCGGGCGTGACGCTCTACGTCTACGCCCGGGACACCGTGGGCTTCGCGGTGGCCGTCGACAAGGGCGTGCAGACGGAGGTCTCCCGGGTCGGGAGCCTCACCCACTTCCCGACCGGGTCGTCCGAGCGCTGTTCCTGCGGTCGCACCGGCTGCCTCGAGGCGGCTGCCGGCGACGCCTCGGTGGTCGCGGCGGCCGCCGCGACCGGGCTGGTGTCCGCGCCCACGATCGACGCCGTCTACGCCGCCGTCGCAGAGCCCGGGATCAGGGCACTGCTGCGCGCTCGTGCGCGGGCTCTCGGTGAGGTCGCTGCCGCGGTCCGGGACATGATCGCTCCCGACCGGGTGGTCCTCGTCGGTCAGGCCTTCACCGGGTGTGCCGCGGTCCTGGAGGACATCACGCGGGCCTTCCACGAGGCGACCGCGCTGGGGGAGGTGCCCCTGTCGTTCACACGGTTCGGGTCGGGGATCCAGGCCATCGCAGCGTGCACGATCGCTCTCGGCCCGGTGTACGACGACCCGCTGGCGGCTGCCACACATGCCACGGTGCCCTCTCCTGTCACGAGCTGA